Part of the Rhodobacteraceae bacterium M385 genome is shown below.
CGTCGCCGCGCGCGAAGGTGCCGAAAACCAATCCGGCGACCGCAAGGTTCATCGCCAACGAGATCACAAGCACCACCTTCACCCACTTCGGGCTTCGGGGTTTATTGTCTTCAGACATCACCGTCCTCCGTCCAGAAATCCGCCATATCAGGGGTCATCTCAAGCGCATCGGTGCCGAAAAACAGGCTTTGGTCGTCCAGAAAGCCCGATACAGTGTCAGGCGAGTAAAGCCCCACCGCCAGCCCCATCACGCCCGCTGCCGTGATGCCTGAAACAGCGCTCCAACCGCCGAGCACGCTGAGAAGTCCCGCCCACCATGTCCCGCCGGAACGGCTTTCCGCGGCAGGAGCGCTCGTCGTACTATGGCTTTGCACTGCATCGGCGTCTGCCAATACGCGAGCCATCAGGTCGGGCCCGGGACCATCCGCTTTGGCCTGTGCAAACAGCGCCTCTAGCGGGTCTTTGTTGTGCTCATCCGTCATATCCCAAGGCCTCCTTCTTACCTTCCAGCGCCACCTTCAGCGCCCTTTTCCCGCGTGCTGTCAGGCTTTCGACAGCCTCCACGCCAATCTCTAGAACCGCCGCGATCTCGGGGTTCGACAACCCCTCAATGTGGCGCAAAACCACTGCCTGCCGCTGCCGTTCCGGCAATTCAGACAGGGCGGCATCCAAGGCCGCCATGCGGCGTTGGTCTTGCAGGCGCGCATCCGCACTGGGGCTGTCGTCTGCAAAATCATCGTCACCCAATTCAACCGAGCGCCCGGATCGGCGCAGCCGATCCACACAAAGATTGGCCACGACCTTATGCAACCAAGTCGAGGGCTTGGCCGTCCCGTCCGTGCGCCAGTCCGCCGCCGCGCGCCACAGGCGCAACATGGCTTCTTGCGCCACATCTTCGGCATCTGACGCATTGCCCAAGACCCGCACCGCATGGCGGTAGGCACGCGGCAGCAGACGCTCGCTCAATAGCCGCGCGGCCTGTGGGTCGCCATTGGCGAACAGGACCATCAAAGCCCCATCATCCAACGCGCCAAGCTGTGTGTCGGCCGTGGTCATTCTGCCTGTCTATCCTGCTGCTCGTCTTCAGGAAATGGGCCATCGTTATTTGAACAATGCGGCCCCTGCCCGATGAAGGGGGCCCGCCAATCGGCAGGCCCCACCCCGCTTTAGTTACCACGGCCACCGTGGCGACGGCCCATCCGCTCCAGCATCTGAGCGACGGCTTCGTCGAATTCGGCCTGTGTCACGGACCCGTCGCTATCGGCGTCCATACGCTCGAACATCTGCTCCGGGTTCGGGCCACCGCGACCGCCACGGCGGCCATGGCCCCGGCCTCGGCCCCGACCTTCTTCGCGGGCCTCTTCCATCTCGGCCACTGTCAGTTCGCCGTTGCCATCGGCATCAGCGCGTTCCAACAGACGGTCCACACGGGATTCTGCCCGGTCTTGGGCCTGTGCCAGAAGCTCGTCCCGCGACAAGGCGCCGTTGCCGTCGGCATCTGCTGCCTCGAAACGGTTAGAGCCTGCGGCCTGAAGCTCTTCCAAGGTCAGGGCACCGTTACCATCGGCATCCATTTCTGAGAAGATCATCCGCGGCCCGCCTTGACGGTCTGCTTCTTGGGCCGAAACCGGCGCGCTCAGCGCGAGAGGGATCATAAGGGCCAATGTGCCTGCTTTCAGGAAAGTCATACGAGTGTCTCCTTTGTTTTGCTCGTCTGCTTAGTCTCACGGGGGGCGGGCGCACTTCCGTCGGAAAAAGTTTTGGGTGCTGCGATGGGGACGTGCTTTCAAGTCGCACGGGCCTCCCCTTTACCTATTTCAGCGGAAGGGCCATTTTGCGCCTATGACACAACACACACAGACAGCGCCTGCGGTTCACGCCGTGTTGGACGCAGATGCGGAGCGGCCCGTCTGGCCTGCGATCCGCAAAGGCATGAAGCATCGTTGCCCCAACTGCGGCGAGGGCGCGCTGTATGAAAAGTACCTCAAGTTGAACAAGACCTGTTCGGAATGCGGCGAGGACCTGAGCCGCGCCCGCGCCGATGACGGCCCGGCCTATATGTCGATCCTTGTGACGGCCCATGTGATGGGATCTTTACAGTTGTTGGTTTACGAGCTGTTCCAACCCTCGGCCTGGGTCATGGCGGTGACGTTCAGCATCGGTGTGGTGGTGATGGCGCTCGCCTTGCTACCTCGGTTCAAGGGGCTGATCGTGGGCGTGCAATGGGCCAAGCGGATGCACGGGTTTTGATCGACAAGACAGCCATTCGGGACGCGGCCACGGGGATCGTGCTGCGGGATGCTGCGACGCGCCCCCGGGTTCTTATGGGTCAGCGCGGCAAGGATGCCGCGTTCATGCCGTCGAAATTCGTCTTCCCCGGCGGGGCTGTGGATGCCGTGGACGCGCAGATCCCTTTCGCCCGTCCCCCTGCCCCCGATTGCGCCACACGGCTTGCCCACGATGGAGGCAATGGCACTGCCCTGATGGCCGCCGCCGTGCGCGAAATCTGGGAAGAGACCGGTCTGTTACTGGGTGCCAAAGACGCGCGGGCCGAAGCGATAGACGCCCCCAAGGGATGGCGCGGCTATCTGGCGACGGGTCATCTGCCGGATGGCGCCGCGATGGAATATGTGTTCCGCGCCATTACGCCACCGGGCCGAAGCCGGCGGTTCGATGCACGGTTCTTTCTGGTAAATGCTGATGGTTTGGCCTCTGATCCCGATGATTTTTCGGGGGCGGAGGACGAGTTGAGCCATCTGCAATGGATTCCTCTGGATGAAGTGCGCAGTTTCGATATGCCGTTCATCACTGAAGTTGTCCTTGCGGAACTGGCCGCGAAGGTAGAGGGCCGCGCCGCGCCCGGCGTGCCATTCTTTGATAACGGCACGGAAGAAAGCCGGTTTTACAGGCTGTAGATTGGTAGCGGCCATGGACGCATCTGGGGAGCGTTCAAGGGGGGCCAGCCCCCCTTACCCCCCGCGATATTTTTGAAAAG
Proteins encoded:
- a CDS encoding RNA polymerase sigma factor, with amino-acid sequence MTTADTQLGALDDGALMVLFANGDPQAARLLSERLLPRAYRHAVRVLGNASDAEDVAQEAMLRLWRAAADWRTDGTAKPSTWLHKVVANLCVDRLRRSGRSVELGDDDFADDSPSADARLQDQRRMAALDAALSELPERQRQAVVLRHIEGLSNPEIAAVLEIGVEAVESLTARGKRALKVALEGKKEALGYDG
- a CDS encoding DUF983 domain-containing protein: MTQHTQTAPAVHAVLDADAERPVWPAIRKGMKHRCPNCGEGALYEKYLKLNKTCSECGEDLSRARADDGPAYMSILVTAHVMGSLQLLVYELFQPSAWVMAVTFSIGVVVMALALLPRFKGLIVGVQWAKRMHGF
- a CDS encoding NUDIX hydrolase, whose amino-acid sequence is MGQADARVLIDKTAIRDAATGIVLRDAATRPRVLMGQRGKDAAFMPSKFVFPGGAVDAVDAQIPFARPPAPDCATRLAHDGGNGTALMAAAVREIWEETGLLLGAKDARAEAIDAPKGWRGYLATGHLPDGAAMEYVFRAITPPGRSRRFDARFFLVNADGLASDPDDFSGAEDELSHLQWIPLDEVRSFDMPFITEVVLAELAAKVEGRAAPGVPFFDNGTEESRFYRL